The genomic region accgctagacaaagggaattgaatacgggattgattaaatcctcgacatcgtggttcatccgatgagatcatcgtggaacatgtgggagccaacatgggtatccagatcccgctgttggttattggccggagagttgtctcggtcatgtctgcatggttcccgaacccgtagggtctacacacttaaggttcggtgacgctagagttgttatgggaaatagtatgtggttaccgaagtttgttcggagtcccggatgagatcccggacatgacgaggagctccggaatggtccggaggtgaagatcggtatattggacgaagggtattggagtccgaaattgttccgggggtaccaggtgatgaccagcgtgtccgaaaggggtttcggaggccccgacaagcgttggggggccttatgggccaaggggagagggcacatcagcccactaaggggctgagcgcccctcccaccccatctcacgtaactaggagaggtgggggcgccacccctagggcagccgcccctcccagcttggggggcaagtttcctaaggggtgggggcgcccaaacccatctagggtttcccctgtggccgacgcccctcccctagggaaccctagggcacctccccctcctcccttccccctatatattgtgagggagagagagggcagccgcacccttcccctggcgtagccctctccctcctccaacacctcgtcctcctccgtagtgcttggcgaagccctgccaaagaaccacgagctccatcaccaccatgccgtcgtgctgtcggagttttccctcaacttctcctctccccttgctggatcaagaaggaggagacgtccccgggttgtacgtgtgttgaacgcgaaggtgccgtccgttcggcactaggatcatcggtgatttggatcacgacgagtacgactccatcaaccccattcacttgaacgcttccgcttagcgatctacaagggtttgtagatgcactctccttccctcgttgctagattactccatagattgatcttggtgatgcgtagaaaattttgaatttctgctacgatccccaacatgctGATCTAACTAGAACTTTCTCACAAGAGGAGGTGAAAGAGGCCTTGTTTGCAATGGATGTTAATAGAGCACCTGGCCCCGATAACATTCCTGCGGAGTTTTATCAACATTGCTGGGACATTGTCAAAAATGACATTATGCGGCTATTCAGCCACTTCCATACTGGTACGCTTGACGTGCAGCGCCTTAATTATGGGGTGATTACTCTTCTACCTAAAGTGTCAGGTGCTGATCGCATCCAGCAATTTCGGCCTATTTGTCTTCTTAGGTGCCCATACAAACTGATAACTAAGACTATGGATCGAAGAGTAGAAAAATATGTTGACAAACTGATAAGCTTGTCACAAAATGCTTTTGTTAAAGGGAGGAATATTATAGATGGGATCATGACTTTACATGAGCTCCTCAATTACACCCATGTCAAGAAAAAAATAGGGGTGGTGCTAAAGCTCGATTTCGAGAAAGCATACGACAAGGTTAACTGGGAGTTTCTGTTGGATTGCCACAGAATGAGGGGCTTCAACGAAACCTGGTGTGGGTGGGTGAATCAAATCCTATACAATGGTACTGTTAGTATCAAGCTTAATAACTCAGTGGGCCCATATTTCCAAAGTGCTAAAGGGGTCCACCAAGGAGACCCCCACTCCCCCTTTTTGTTTAATCTAGCTGTAGATTGTCTCAGCAAGATGATCCGTAAAGCGCAGCAGAATGGCCTCCTAACTGGACTAGCTTCTGATCTTGTCCCGAATGGGGTGGCAGTTCTGCAACACGCAGATGACACGATCATTTGCCTCGAGCATGACGTGGAAAAGGCATTAAACCTGAAGCTCCTATTGTACATATTCGAACTCATGTCTGGACTGAAAGTAAACTTCCAGAAGAGTGAGATCCTGACTGTCGGAGGGGACGTTGACATTGATAACAAATATGCCGAGATCTTTAACTGTGAGATCGGTCACTTTCCAATTAAGTATCTTGGTATGCCTGTGAGCTTCACAACCCTTAAAGATTCAGTGTGGGAATTTATTGTAGATAAATACCTTAAGTGTTTCGGGTCCTGGATTGGCAATGCTGCATCCAGCGGGGGCAGACTTACTTTGCTTACCTCGGTTTTAGCACAACTATCTTTATATCATATGTCCATGTGGCTTATGAGTAAAACTTTCGTAGAAAGGCTGGACAAGCACCGTCGTAAATTCTTTTGGCACAGGTGCAATAAGAAGAATAAGATATTACCTGGTCAAATAGAAGATGGTGTGTAGATCGAAGAGCAAAGGGGGTCTGGGTGTCAAAGACCTCAGGAAACAAAACATCAGCCTAATGGTGAAATGGTGGTGGAAATTAGAAACTCAAACTGGGGTTTGGCAAAACTTGGTGAGAGCCAGATATTTACAAAACAAGTCGGTAGCAAATGTGCAACCTAGACAATCTGACTCCCCATGCTGGAAATCTCTTCTAAAAGTCGGGGAGTTGTACATGATGGGGAGGAAAATTAAGCTGGGATGCGGCAACCTGAGCAAGGTTTGGAAAGACTCAATTGATGGGATGCCCCCACTCAATTCGAGGTTCCCTCGGCTGTTTGAAATCTATACAAATCAGGACTGTACGGTCCAAAACTTTAACAAGGTAGAGGCTTCGACATTTTTTAGAAGGCGTCTATGCCCTGATCTTAGAGAACAGTGGTATAAGGTGCGGCAGTAAATCTTGGGGCTTAATACTACAGCCAAGGAAGATGTTGTGCTTTGGGGTCTGAGCAAGAATGCTAAGTACTCCACTAAATCTATGTATAATTGGCTGGAAAAACCTCTCCATGGAAGCAACTATAGATGGATCTGGGGGGTGAAACTACCTCTTAAGATACAGATCTTCTTGTGGCAGATGGCCCAAGATGCGGTGCTCACTAGAGcggggatgaggaggaggaattGGCTGGGGAACCCTGTGTGTTCCTTCTGTAACCATATTGAAACTGCGTCCCACTTATTCTTTACGTGTCCTGTGGCGCGTGTTGCCTGGAGGGCAGTTGGAGTTGTGCTAGGGACTGACTTATGTCCAAATAACATCTGGCAATTCTATGTGTGGTGTAACATGTTCCTACCCAATGAAACCAGATTTTATGCTATTGGTTTGGCGGCAGTAACTTGGGCTATTTAGCTTGCGCGAAATAAGGCTACTTTTGAAAAGCATTTGATCAAATCTCCTTTTGAGATTGTGTATTCGGCTTGTTTGTTTCTCTTGTATTGGGCAGGTCTTCAGCCGGTGGAAGAAGCGTCAAGGTTGCGACTCGGAGCTGAGATGATTAGAGCAAGCACAACCAAGTTGATGGCGATGTGTGAAGGGGCTAGGCGTGCCACGGGAGACAAGGGTGAGGTGTTCTCTGGATGATGAtgatgctgctgctctgctctacaTTCTGCCCCTGGTTGTGATAGGAGGCGTTGTGTTAAGGTCTAAGTCTCAGGCTCCGCGGCTGGAAAACTTTTGAAGTTTTCATGCTAAAAATATTGTTCCTCTGGCACCTCATGTTTGTGCCTTTTCTCCCCTGGTCTGTAATAGCTAGACCCAAACTAAGTAGGTGTTGTCAGGTTTTCGCCCCATGGTGCTCGTTTCGATGGCGAGCGAGTACAGTGGGTTTCTTGGCAGTGCGTTGAACTCGCTGCTTCTCTTTCCTTGCTACCTGAATGTATCGGACACTGTTGTATTTCTGTTTATCTTAAATGGAAAGGGCACGCCCGGTTAAAAAAAAAAGAGTGATTGAGTTCTTGAACTCAAGCAGTGACAGCATGTCTGTCTCGCTTCCATGCAAGGAGCTGCAGGTGGTAACGTGTGCGCAGCCAAAGGTGAGCAGCATGACCAGCAACCGGCTCACCGCAGTAACCATCATCGCTTGCCTTGCCTGCTTCCACCATTATGTGCAGATCAAAAGGAGAAAATTTATTAGAACGAAGAGAACTAGTACTAAGATAGAAGTTAAGAAAGGTAAGTTTGGATGGTCAATATATTCTTAATGTTAGCTAAGATCCATATATGTTCTGCGAAGCAGCTGGGACGGATGTATAGTTCTAATCACCCTTGTGTAGAATGCATGACATGAGGAGGAGCGGTGATTCATCTGGtccattgatgacggcggatctcggcggcgtggcgcagtggagactcggcgacTGATGAGCGGAGATGGACTtgcgcaggagggtgacgctgcctggcgtcgtggtggcgttggcgacagctagaccgggcaaggttgatgcagcaatacaactctgaagatggattgatggtaggtggctgcggcggcctcatacccggttGGCGTCTTGGTTGagaagcacgccggactggtgggtgcccatacccggcaggcgtcctggttgggacctcaagtcttagatgttagatttgactgcgaggtctgtttggtattaggcctagaCTTTCAACgcccctacatcaactggatagggatAGCAACAGTTGTTGCTTAGTTGGTGGCTTTAGGTTTATTGTTGTATGAATCTGTAAAGTCttgtgtcaataattaataaaatgactgtATGCAtagtccagatgcagaggccggaggtcgtcctcctttttaaaaaaaaaagcTAAACAACTTTACTTGCATCGAGTGTAATCAGTGAAAGTTCAGCAGAAGATAAACAGATGTTGGTAGGTACTACAAATATTGATCTGTCGTATGCTGAAGTACGTACCTGATTTGGCTCTCTGCTACttgagcttctccttgctcaagaATTTTTCTATCCCTATCGGAGATCTCGATTCACTCGTAGACATACTGCTTGAGAAACATGCGCCTCCCTTGATTTATAGACATCTTCAGCTCTAATAGGCTGCTTTCCATGGCATTCAACCGGCCGGGGAACCTTTTCAAGCTAGTACTAGTAAAACAGGACCACTTTAAGCGAGAGCGAATTTTTGGCACCGGGTGGCTTCAAAAAGAGAAGCAAAAGGCATACGTACTTACTAGACTACTAGTTCACGCGTTTTGGAACGCGAACCTGCGTGTAAAACATTTTCAAGAGAAACCATTTGAAAGTCTGAAACAAAAGCTATGGGAGTCATGCAATTTTCTTGTTTTGCAAACGGATACATGTGTTTGCACTTTGCAACGATGCACAAGCATCCCACTAGTTCAGTACAACCAACGATAATGCGCCTGAATGACTTCTTTTAGAACCCTCGTCATTTTATAAGCTTCCACTGTCAATGCTGCTCCCACCGTTGATTGAGACCAACGAAAGCCAGAGTCATTTTATAATTAACCACTCATTCCTATGCTAATGCGCCTCGCCAAGCATTGCAACTATTCATTAACACGTTTAACTTTGTACTGAACCACCAATGTTAGGTAGACGGTCGATGCGGATTATTTTAGCAAGGGCAAAGGATTGAAGGGGTATCTGCTCTTTCAGGGTCCAGGTTCAAGCCAAGAAGAGTAAATTGAAGGTGCACTAGGTAGCACCACTTCAGGGAGTACTTCATTATGCCTTTGAAACTATCAATCCACCAACTTGCAATCGGTTCAAAGTGATCTCCCAGATAAACATACAGAAATTGACAGATCGTAGCCCAAAtcaaagccacatagtctgatagGAAAACACATGCATTTTCAGCATAGAGAAGGCAAGAAAGATCATCTAGGCACTGACCCTTAATGAAGCTATCCCTAATCAGGATCTTATCATGAGTGACTAAACAAGGAAAAACTTGACCGATAGGGCTGCACAGATGATTTCAGTAAGGACTGCCCAAGTGAGATGCACCCGGTTTTGCATGAAGGATTGGATGGagtaagagggtgcttggatacaagggactatttttagtctgactaaaaatagtctcttttagaggctaaagttccaagcacccctgactaaagagaggctaggactagtcttgaggctaaaatcttttagtcatggaaaacctactaaaatatgtattagctctctctctcctcatttaattcctctccttagttctggattggagggtttggaggataataaatgctcaataactagatTGTAGTCACTTTAGTACTTGGATTCAAGCATgggtgagactagcaagttttagtcccactacttttagtcatgggactaaaacgtatctaAGCATGCTCTAAATCCCTCAAGAAGTAAAATGCCAAAGGAGAGGAACCCTTGTCATCATAAAAGGCTATAGATTCAGCCATGCAATGTTAAtatatttattatttaattcacaAAAATAAGAAATGGCGATTCTTCGTACAGCCAACTTAATATCAACAAaaaacaagaaaacatatgcaacaTAAACACCTATGAAACTGGTTACTCTAGAAAGAGACATCCCATTCGAGTCAAATTTGGAAGGGGCAAACGGAACAAAATGTCTATAAAATGGTAAATCTAAGGAACTTTTTTTAATATCTCAGATATTGTGAGGGAAAAAAACACTCATGTGAGTAGTGGCGTCACCTTTTTTTTCCACTTCATTTGCAGCCGTGTTTCAGAGTACGTAGTTGCAATTAAGATTTATTTTACTTCAGTGTTTTTAGTTCTTTTTTCAAAAATTACAAATTCATTGTTTCCCATGGGTCAGATTACCGTGACTACATGTACATTACCTTATGCATGGAGCAGAGATAGCGCTCCCACTAAAAGTCTTCCTCCTGTCTTTTTCAGCTTCAAGAAAAACCAATCAATCCCAATACAGCACAACAGTTACTTCCTTGTCGCGCAGCAGCACTGTTCACCATCCGGCACATCACTTGCTCTCTTTCATATGAGCCTCCCTCATTAGACAAGTATGACAAATGAATAACTGAAGTAGTGCCAAAAAAGGAATAACTGAAGTAAACAGCACAACAGCAAGATCATGATAATAATACCACGCTAACTCAAAATAAGAACAACATGTCCGGAATATCTTAAACGCCACAAGGCGGCAAACATCTGAAACCTGTCACAGTAGGCAATATAGTTCAGCAAAATAACCAACCAATGACACAAGCTGTTTGACAAAGCATAAGCTAACAACAGGCATCGAAGAGCTCCCGTTCATCAAAAGATCTGTCAAGATCAAGTAGATGACAAAGTCTCAGGAAGCAGGCTCCTCCTAGCAGGTGTTCATCTTTGGGGAATACCAGATGCCTCAGCAACTACCTTTGCGCCGATATCCTTAGCTAACTTTTTCCTCATAAAAGCAAAGAACTTTTTGAAGCGCTCATAGAGAGCACCGCTAGCATACTTCTTTAGTGCCATGTACCCTAGAAGTTGATGATGTCCCATCACAGACTGAGTAAACGCAAAGGTTATCGGTGCAAAATCTTCAGCACAGGTCATAGCAGCAGCGACCTCAAGTTGTTCTTCTTCACTTAAAGGCTTCAGGTTATAAGGCTTTGGCATTGCGTGATACTTCCAAGGGTTTGCTTGAATCTTCCCTGCCATTGCACTAACTATTGTATCATTCAATTTACGCATATCCTGTATGGATTTCCAGCAGTCCAAAGTCTTCAGCTCCTTTACAACAGCATGAGTGGTAGTGATCAGGGCTTTACCAGCAGGAGCTGCTTTGCATTGGAGAGCGAAAACTTCAGGTATCGCATCACGACCAACTTTTCTCTGAAGGACCTTCATAGGCATCTCCACACCAATCCATTGCAGAGCAGGACCATAAAGGTCTTTACCTGTCAGGTAAGATAGAGCAGGAGCAACTGATGAAGAATCAGCAAACTTCCTTGCTCTGCCTTCATATTTAGTTGCATTGTCGGAATTCCATGACCATGTGCTACCAATCGTTCGGAACGCCAACTCGTGGAGAAATGGCAGGAAGCAGGCAAGCTTCCAAGCATCAGAAAGGTATTTCTCAATGGCTCCCAGGTCGTTGGCATAAATCTCAGCTGAGTTCTCCGGAGGCGAACAAAGCCTTGAATATTTCTGTCCATGGTACCAGCCAGCAGAAAATGCCTGAGCTCGTAGAACCGCCCACTTGATTTGCCTGTCCCCTGCAATGCCAAGCTGCAGCGCCTGCGCTTTGGCCAGGGCGTACACCTGA from Triticum aestivum cultivar Chinese Spring chromosome 4A, IWGSC CS RefSeq v2.1, whole genome shotgun sequence harbors:
- the LOC123082136 gene encoding uncharacterized protein; this encodes MSSIIVPVYINAPELSTILENNAGLEYLTKTRKVSARRLLSANAHGYPIPPPALEYMKQYHKAYFTDEAQEQLKAADPYVPSSAPAHEGDDQSHTSDDNGAERKKRKDLTESPTHQNQVCTSGVSSVLQQTISKRPKFCLEEIHRTGHPEVDVKGKSVPSATHPGFLTEDELKLAGVSATPEEYQEFLKTMEMMYETYENPCYDAEGLALGSLKRSEYFLMPDTIQYEPCTVDSICRGPAFWKPDQKLVSQVYALAKAQALQLGIAGDRQIKWAVLRAQAFSAGWYHGQKYSRLCSPPENSAEIYANDLGAIEKYLSDAWKLACFLPFLHELAFRTIGSTWSWNSDNATKYEGRARKFADSSSVAPALSYLTGKDLYGPALQWIGVEMPMKVLQRKVGRDAIPEVFALQCKAAPAGKALITTTHAVVKELKTLDCWKSIQDMRKLNDTIVSAMAGKIQANPWKYHAMPKPYNLKPLSEEEQLEVAAAMTCAEDFAPITFAFTQSVMGHHQLLGYMALKKYASGALYERFKKFFAFMRKKLAKDIGAKVVAEASGIPQR